In a single window of the Paracoccus sp. SCSIO 75233 genome:
- a CDS encoding ParB N-terminal domain-containing protein, whose amino-acid sequence MKRSIPRSLVSKATSPDTSKERTPGPEGRAETGDAVSTPFKGAGSAWKSGALAQSQAAVERSRAELCSDILNGRHEISLSPDQISDPMGTDRRQDWMSQEAFRSLVNSIASNGQDTPILVWPEDPDWEPDPLEPSNVTGVPFVMLTGRRRLAAASELGLPLRAILASPEARNAENSKFEMLFLRFRENEERENLSPFERLVSIGEMYETLASGADKLTAVAFAKKIGVHESLVSRARSVFAAQDQILNAFKNVYDMSFRDLQGALASLERVNKPKLKPKAKPRKLTVKRKVGNRNLSATSVDGNLSIKVAGVPIDQERLEKLGDLVADYLSAEGSGKETD is encoded by the coding sequence ATGAAACGCAGTATTCCAAGGTCGCTGGTCAGCAAGGCTACTAGTCCCGACACATCCAAGGAGCGCACGCCCGGTCCCGAAGGCCGGGCAGAAACGGGCGACGCTGTTTCTACTCCTTTCAAGGGGGCCGGCAGTGCTTGGAAATCAGGGGCGCTTGCGCAATCGCAAGCCGCTGTGGAGCGAAGCAGAGCTGAGCTTTGTTCGGATATCTTAAACGGCCGCCACGAAATAAGCCTGTCGCCAGACCAGATATCAGATCCGATGGGGACAGACCGCCGTCAAGACTGGATGTCCCAGGAAGCATTCAGGTCTCTGGTAAACAGCATTGCCTCGAACGGGCAGGACACACCCATTCTGGTGTGGCCCGAGGATCCGGATTGGGAGCCGGATCCGTTGGAGCCGTCGAACGTCACTGGTGTTCCATTTGTCATGCTTACAGGACGCCGCCGACTGGCGGCCGCGTCGGAGTTGGGTTTACCTCTTCGTGCAATCCTCGCTTCGCCGGAAGCGCGAAACGCCGAGAACAGCAAGTTTGAGATGTTGTTTCTGCGGTTCCGCGAGAATGAGGAGCGCGAGAATCTTAGCCCATTTGAGCGTTTGGTTTCGATTGGTGAAATGTATGAAACGTTGGCTTCTGGGGCAGACAAGCTGACAGCTGTGGCCTTCGCAAAGAAAATTGGCGTGCATGAGAGCCTAGTCTCACGAGCGAGGTCTGTTTTCGCTGCGCAGGATCAGATCTTGAACGCGTTCAAGAATGTCTACGACATGAGCTTTCGTGATTTGCAGGGAGCCTTAGCGAGCTTGGAGAGGGTGAACAAACCCAAGCTCAAACCGAAGGCAAAGCCCAGAAAGCTCACGGTCAAACGCAAGGTGGGCAACCGAAATCTTTCGGCGACTTCAGTCGATGGAAACCTATCCATCAAGGTTGCAGGTGTGCCGATAGACCAAGAGCGTCTCGAGAAGCTCGGAGATTTAGTCGCCGACTACTTGAGCGCCGAAGGTTCGGGGAAGGAAACCGACTGA
- a CDS encoding ParA family protein, with protein MSGSLEQFLTDLSRGLERTMVAVNKELTLRQRIKRTWSMRQCARFMNVSIQYLTKFANSSDDFPAGEYVGRERVFTLSELMHMRALLAASAKRPYDYLAWRKPDAPLPVISFASQKGGTAKSLSAAHFAQYLSLHYGMRVGVMDADPQSTITLYFVGGEGLPQMPDENTASMVDFAGLFQSEDAPYTDHDAQTLDSFFLKTSWPGLRLLPAHGETSEGEIQIARLVREAPAGKSFYRYLRDALDRWKAGHPPKTLPNELVVEGKVDQQRLNAALTETLDVIIIDYQPALTLFQLNNVIASTSLVIPQTMKGFDIATLSTFVTGLLGMLQHILAHERIEIGTGANMLLPTIVQRSNAQDLNHIGNLLEHCPTEILPVFYLRSDAISNASDVYQSVYEYEPDTPGKRKGINRFITNADAVNDAIVSRLWPGFERGYANTWMDEFYEDDGEGEA; from the coding sequence ATGAGCGGTAGTCTAGAACAGTTTTTGACGGACCTGTCACGTGGGCTTGAGCGCACGATGGTGGCAGTGAACAAGGAACTCACCTTGCGTCAGCGCATCAAGCGCACGTGGTCAATGCGCCAGTGCGCAAGGTTTATGAACGTCAGTATTCAGTATCTAACCAAGTTCGCCAATTCGAGCGACGACTTTCCCGCGGGCGAATATGTTGGAAGAGAGCGTGTTTTCACGCTTTCCGAATTGATGCACATGCGGGCCCTTCTGGCGGCCTCGGCAAAGCGGCCCTACGACTACCTAGCCTGGCGCAAACCCGACGCCCCCTTACCCGTCATCTCGTTTGCCAGCCAGAAAGGGGGCACGGCTAAGAGCCTGAGCGCCGCGCATTTTGCGCAGTATCTCAGCTTGCATTACGGCATGCGCGTTGGTGTCATGGATGCAGACCCGCAAAGCACGATAACGCTCTACTTTGTCGGGGGTGAAGGTCTTCCCCAGATGCCCGACGAAAACACCGCCTCCATGGTGGACTTTGCCGGCCTCTTCCAGTCGGAAGATGCGCCATACACTGATCACGATGCGCAGACGCTCGACAGCTTCTTTCTAAAGACCTCCTGGCCGGGGCTGCGTCTGCTGCCGGCACATGGCGAAACGTCTGAGGGAGAGATCCAGATTGCGCGCCTTGTGCGAGAGGCCCCCGCCGGAAAGAGCTTCTATCGCTACCTGCGCGATGCCCTTGATCGCTGGAAAGCGGGCCACCCGCCAAAAACGCTGCCCAACGAATTGGTAGTCGAGGGCAAGGTCGATCAGCAGCGACTGAACGCTGCGCTGACCGAGACCCTCGATGTCATCATCATCGACTATCAGCCTGCGTTGACACTTTTCCAGCTGAATAACGTGATTGCGTCGACTTCGCTGGTCATCCCGCAAACCATGAAGGGGTTTGACATCGCAACGCTGTCGACCTTTGTGACCGGCCTGCTGGGGATGCTTCAGCATATTCTGGCCCATGAACGGATCGAAATAGGAACTGGTGCCAACATGCTGTTGCCGACGATCGTCCAACGATCCAATGCGCAGGATCTAAACCACATCGGAAACCTGCTGGAACACTGCCCCACGGAAATTCTGCCGGTGTTTTATCTGCGTTCCGACGCAATCTCGAATGCGTCGGACGTCTATCAATCCGTATACGAATATGAGCCGGACACGCCGGGAAAACGCAAGGGGATCAACCGGTTCATCACGAATGCCGATGCGGTTAACGACGCCATAGTATCGCGACTCTGGCCGGGCTTCGAACGCGGTTATGCCAATACATGGATGGACGAGTTCTATGAAGATGACGGCGAGGGTGAAGCATGA
- a CDS encoding tyrosine-type recombinase/integrase, translating to MSENNEKSISKPPNGPSVSENNERDHPSSEALSLPSFVAGSGTLDRLVDTARDYARAAASDNTLKAYAKDWAHFARWCRMKGAETLPPSPEMIGLYLADLASGAGPSPALSVSTIDRRLSGLAWNYAQRGFALDRKNRHIATVLAGIKRKHARPPVQKEAILADDILAMVATLPFDLRGLRDRAILLLGYAGGLRRSEIVSLDVHKDDTPDSGGWVEVFDKGTLLTLNAKTGWREVEIGRGSKDQTCPVHALEQWLHFAKIDFGPIFVGTSRDGKKALETRLNDKHVARLIKRTVLDAGIRSDLPEKDRLALFSGHSLRAGLASSAEVDERYVQKHLGHASAEMTRRYQRRRDRFRVNLTKAAGL from the coding sequence CATCCCAGCAGCGAGGCTTTGAGCCTTCCTTCCTTTGTGGCTGGTTCAGGCACGCTCGATCGGCTGGTGGATACCGCGCGCGACTATGCGCGCGCCGCGGCCTCGGACAATACGCTGAAGGCCTATGCGAAAGACTGGGCGCATTTCGCGCGCTGGTGCCGGATGAAGGGCGCGGAGACTCTGCCCCCGTCGCCCGAAATGATCGGGCTCTACCTTGCGGACCTGGCGTCCGGAGCGGGCCCCTCCCCTGCCCTATCGGTCAGCACCATCGACCGCCGCCTGTCGGGCCTCGCCTGGAACTATGCGCAGCGCGGCTTTGCCCTCGATCGCAAGAACCGCCATATCGCCACCGTGCTGGCCGGGATCAAACGCAAACACGCCCGTCCGCCGGTGCAAAAGGAAGCGATCCTGGCCGATGACATCCTTGCGATGGTGGCCACCCTGCCTTTTGACCTGCGCGGCCTCAGGGATCGCGCGATCCTGCTGCTGGGCTACGCCGGCGGCCTTCGTCGCTCGGAAATCGTCAGCCTCGATGTCCACAAGGACGACACGCCGGACTCGGGCGGCTGGGTTGAAGTGTTCGACAAGGGCACCCTGCTCACCCTCAATGCCAAGACCGGCTGGCGCGAGGTCGAGATCGGCCGCGGCTCCAAGGATCAGACCTGCCCTGTCCATGCGCTCGAACAATGGCTGCACTTCGCCAAGATCGACTTTGGCCCAATCTTTGTCGGCACCTCGCGGGACGGCAAGAAGGCGCTGGAGACACGCCTCAACGACAAACACGTCGCGCGCCTGATCAAGCGCACCGTGCTCGACGCCGGCATCCGGTCGGACCTGCCTGAGAAAGACCGCCTGGCGCTGTTCTCCGGCCATTCGTTGCGCGCCGGTCTCGCCAGCTCCGCCGAAGTCGACGAGCGCTACGTCCAGAAACACCTCGGCCACGCTTCCGCCGAGATGACCCGCCGCTATCAGCGCCGCCGGGACCGGTTCCGGGTGAACCTGACCAAAGCCGCCGGTCTCTGA
- the repC gene encoding plasmid replication protein RepC, whose translation MKHTGWRKPTPGLGVAEQLAQAGERVAVPKTRAFVALKRVGAHIGLKAGDMLLLDTLGAFTQAQDWEEGQRPIVWASNAYLMEQTGFSLSALKRHARRLAEIGVISFQDSPNGKRWGRRDVDGRIVEAYGFDLSPLSARVEEFEELHAELQAERELCLRLKRQITVARRMIRARIEAALSSALRGPWRQFTGLFEELLERLPRRHEASEQLERLLAWFKELQERVEAAYLKATVATKPVENTDDKHAQVTKKTQEMNPREVISEPHILITNQLNPVTSNSSEKEEAAGVVPNAQPEERVDRELEDWVAEVRKKRTALDLPTIMQACPEFASWARNLGGFLKDWGDLHRVAGQLRPMIGISEHAWNVAQDRMGTQVATAAFALVFEKHSAGEVASPGGYLRGMVEKAGAGELHLERSFYGRLSGQAA comes from the coding sequence ATGAAACATACAGGTTGGCGCAAGCCGACACCGGGTCTTGGGGTTGCTGAGCAACTTGCCCAAGCCGGTGAACGGGTAGCAGTACCCAAAACACGGGCATTCGTGGCACTTAAGCGCGTGGGGGCACATATCGGCTTGAAGGCCGGAGACATGTTGCTCCTCGACACGCTCGGGGCCTTTACCCAGGCCCAGGACTGGGAGGAGGGGCAGCGTCCGATCGTCTGGGCGTCGAACGCCTATCTGATGGAGCAAACGGGTTTTTCGCTGTCTGCCCTCAAGCGCCACGCGCGGCGCCTTGCTGAGATCGGCGTGATCTCCTTCCAGGATAGCCCCAATGGCAAGCGGTGGGGCCGCAGAGACGTCGATGGCCGCATCGTCGAGGCCTATGGCTTCGATCTGTCGCCGCTCTCAGCCCGTGTCGAGGAGTTCGAGGAGCTTCATGCTGAGTTGCAGGCTGAACGCGAGCTCTGCCTACGCCTGAAGCGCCAGATCACTGTGGCGCGCCGGATGATCCGAGCCCGGATCGAGGCAGCTCTCAGCAGCGCTCTGCGTGGGCCCTGGAGGCAATTCACGGGGCTTTTTGAGGAGCTTCTGGAACGACTTCCGCGCCGTCATGAAGCTTCAGAGCAGTTGGAGCGGCTATTGGCATGGTTCAAGGAACTCCAAGAACGGGTCGAGGCGGCTTATCTTAAGGCGACTGTTGCGACAAAACCTGTGGAAAACACCGATGATAAACACGCCCAAGTCACGAAGAAGACTCAAGAAATGAACCCCAGGGAGGTCATTTCTGAACCTCATATACTAATTACAAACCAACTTAATCCTGTAACTAGTAATTCCTCTGAAAAAGAGGAAGCGGCGGGTGTGGTGCCTAATGCCCAACCCGAAGAGCGGGTTGATAGGGAGCTGGAAGACTGGGTTGCCGAGGTACGCAAGAAGCGGACAGCGCTCGATCTGCCGACAATCATGCAGGCCTGTCCGGAATTCGCATCCTGGGCGCGGAATTTGGGTGGATTCCTGAAAGATTGGGGCGATCTGCACCGGGTTGCCGGTCAACTCAGGCCGATGATCGGGATCTCTGAGCATGCCTGGAACGTGGCGCAGGACCGAATGGGCACCCAGGTGGCCACGGCCGCGTTTGCCCTCGTCTTCGAGAAGCACAGTGCGGGCGAGGTTGCCTCGCCGGGCGGCTATCTGCGGGGCATGGTCGAGAAGGCCGGGGCAGGGGAGCTGCATCTCGAGCGCAGCTTCTATGGTAGGCTCAGTGGGCAGGCGGCGTGA